A genomic window from Zalophus californianus isolate mZalCal1 chromosome 13, mZalCal1.pri.v2, whole genome shotgun sequence includes:
- the LOC113933939 gene encoding MICOS complex subunit MIC26-like, whose product MFKVIQKSVGPASLGLLTFRVYASPKKDSPHKTSVKVNELSLYSVPEGQSKYVEEPRTPLEESISHLRRYCEPYTSWCQEMYSQTKSRMQNLVQWGLGSYEYLQDAPPGFFPRLGVIGFAGIVGLLLARGSKIKKLVYPPRFMGLAASLYYLQQAIVFVQVSGEKLFDWGL is encoded by the coding sequence ATGTTCAAGGTAATTCAGAAATCTGTGGGGCCAGCCAGCCTGGGTTTGCTCACCTTCAGAGTCTATGCATCACCTAAAAAGGACTCACCTCACAAAACTTCCGTGAAGGTTAATGAGCTTTCACTCTACTCCGTCCCTGAGGGTCAATCTAAATATGTGGAGGAGCCAAGGACCCCACTTGAAGAAAGCATTTCACATCTCCGACGTTACTGCGAGCCTTATACAAGTTGGTGTCAGGAAATGTACTCACAAACTAAGTCCAGGATGCAGAACTTGGTTCAATGGGGGTTAGGCAGCTATGAATATCTCCAAGATGCACCTCCTGGATTTTTTCCAAGACTTGGTGTTATTGGTTTTGCTGGCATTGTTGGACTTCTTTTGGCTAGAGgttcaaaaataaagaagctggtgTATCCACCTAGATTCATGGGACTTGCTGCCTCTCTTTATTATCTACAACAAGCCATCGTATTTGTCCAGGTCAGTGGGGAGAAATTATTTGACTGGGGTTTATGA